Proteins encoded together in one Impatiens glandulifera chromosome 1, dImpGla2.1, whole genome shotgun sequence window:
- the LOC124926399 gene encoding flowering-promoting factor 1-like protein 3: MSGVWMFRNGVVRLVENPAAESNQGSLQRRKVLVYTPTDEVITSYSVLEKKLFSLGWERYYDDPDLFQFHKSSTIHLISLPKDFGRFKSMHMFDIVVKNKNVFEVRDIVMQM; this comes from the coding sequence ATGTCGGGCGTTTGGATGTTCAGAAATGGTGTGGTTCGTCTTGTCGAGAACCCTGCAGCCGAGTCGAATCAAGGATCCTTGCAGAGAAGGAAAGTATTGGTCTATACTCCAACAGATGAAGTGATCACCTCGTACTCGGTTCTAGAGAAAAAGTTATTCTCCCTTGGATGGGAACGATACTATGATGACCCCGACCTGTTCCAATTCCACAAGAGCTCGACCATCCATCTCATCTCTCTCCCAAAAGACTTTGGCCGTTTCAAGTCTATGCACATGTTTGACATCGTTGTCAAGAACAAAAACGTCTTCGAGGTTAGAGATATTGTGATGCAAATGTAA
- the LOC124922245 gene encoding flowering-promoting factor 1-like protein 3, protein MSGVWVFKNGVVRLVENQTSESNQGSLQKKKVLVHIPSNEVITSYSILEKKLASLGWERYYDNPDLLQFHKTSTVHLISLPRDFVGFKSMHMFDIVVKNKNIFEVRDVVM, encoded by the coding sequence ATGTCTGGGGTTTGGGTCTTCAAAAACGGTGTGGTTCGTCTGGTCGAAAACCAGACTTCAGAATCGAACCAAGGATCGTTGCAGAAGAAGAAAGTGTTGGTTCACATTCCAAGCAATGAAGTGATCACATCATACTCGATTCTCGAGAAGAAACTAGCCTCACTTGGCTGGGAACGATACTACGACAACCCGGACCTTCTCCAATTCCACAAGACCTCAACTGTTCATCTCATCTCTCTCCCTCGAGACTTTGTTGGCTTCAAATCCATGCACATGTTCGACATTGTTGTCAAGAACAAGAATATCTTCGAAGTCAGAGATGTTGTCAtgtaa